From the Francisella frigiditurris genome, one window contains:
- the purT gene encoding formate-dependent phosphoribosylglycinamide formyltransferase produces MKLGTAKTNSQRKILLLGAGELGREFAISAQRLGLYVIAADRYDNAPAMHIAHETYVLDMQDKLQLRSLIVNTKPDYIVPEIEAIATDELVDLESQGFKVVPCAKAVKLTMDREGIRRLAAEELNLPTSRFMFAETEKEYEQAVKQVRLPYVIKPIMSSSGKGQSIVKKSEDIQKAWQYAQSGSRGSAKSVIVEQFIPFDYEITLLTVRHEKGTSFCEPIGHIQEKGDYQLSWQPQAMPENTLKQAQHIAKEVTDALGGYGIFGVELFVQGEKVYFNEVSPRPHDTGLVTLISQRINEFDLHLRAILGLPVPDKISNIAPSASAALLLEGDSDAPEFEGVENALSIHNVDVCLFGKPEIKGSRRMGVILVKGDDVDHAKSKALQARELISIVK; encoded by the coding sequence ATGAAATTAGGAACAGCTAAAACTAATTCGCAAAGAAAAATTTTGCTTTTAGGAGCTGGTGAGTTAGGTAGAGAATTTGCAATATCTGCACAAAGATTAGGGCTGTATGTTATCGCTGCAGATAGGTATGATAATGCTCCGGCGATGCATATTGCACATGAGACTTATGTATTAGATATGCAAGATAAATTACAACTGAGAAGTCTTATTGTAAATACGAAACCTGACTATATAGTTCCAGAAATAGAAGCAATAGCTACAGATGAGCTGGTTGATTTAGAGAGTCAGGGCTTTAAAGTTGTTCCATGTGCTAAGGCTGTTAAGTTAACTATGGATAGGGAAGGAATTAGGCGTCTTGCAGCAGAAGAGCTTAACTTGCCGACCTCAAGGTTTATGTTTGCTGAAACTGAAAAAGAATATGAGCAAGCAGTAAAACAAGTTAGACTACCGTATGTTATAAAACCAATAATGAGTTCTTCAGGAAAGGGTCAATCAATAGTTAAAAAAAGTGAAGATATTCAAAAAGCTTGGCAGTATGCTCAAAGTGGCAGTCGAGGCTCTGCAAAAAGTGTTATTGTAGAGCAGTTTATTCCTTTTGATTATGAAATAACTCTTCTTACAGTTCGTCATGAGAAAGGTACTTCTTTTTGTGAACCTATCGGACATATACAAGAAAAAGGAGATTATCAGCTATCTTGGCAACCACAAGCGATGCCTGAGAATACTCTTAAACAGGCACAACATATAGCTAAAGAAGTAACAGATGCTTTAGGTGGATATGGTATTTTTGGAGTTGAGCTTTTTGTTCAAGGAGAAAAGGTTTACTTTAATGAAGTCTCCCCTCGACCTCATGATACAGGTTTAGTTACGTTAATATCTCAAAGGATAAATGAGTTTGATTTACATTTAAGAGCGATCTTAGGATTACCAGTGCCAGATAAAATTTCAAATATAGCTCCATCTGCTTCTGCTGCACTTTTATTAGAAGGTGATTCAGATGCTCCAGAATTTGAGGGTGTTGAGAATGCATTGAGTATACACAATGTAGATGTTTGCCTCTTTGGAAAGCCAGAAATAAAAGGTTCAAGAAGAATGGGCGTTATTTTGGTGAAAGGTGATGATGTTGATCATGCAAAGTCAAAAGCCCTTCAAGCCCGTGAGCTTATAAGTATCGTAAAATAA
- a CDS encoding DUF2797 domain-containing protein has product MQKELNLHKLKTSLNDNNNAIYFLEDICLNEFVGKKLSIKFLEEINCVACGTKTNKSYSQGYCFMCMRKLPECDICIVKPELCHYAQGTCRDSKWGEDHCMKTHIVYLSNTGDVKVGITRLKNIPSRWIDQGATQALPIYAVQNRLISGLMEMALKTHIADKTNWRKMLQGDSESIDLEAIRDDLITKSQAEINNIKDKYGDNALEPVEGNLVNIVYPVLEFPTKIKSFNLHKDSIVQGKLEGIKGQYLIFDTGVINIRKFSGYKCLIEA; this is encoded by the coding sequence ATGCAAAAAGAATTGAATCTTCATAAGTTAAAAACTTCTCTTAATGATAATAACAATGCGATATATTTTTTAGAGGATATTTGTCTAAATGAGTTTGTAGGAAAAAAATTAAGTATAAAATTTTTAGAAGAAATAAACTGTGTAGCATGTGGGACTAAAACAAATAAAAGTTATTCTCAGGGATATTGCTTTATGTGTATGAGAAAACTACCAGAGTGTGATATTTGTATAGTTAAACCAGAGCTTTGTCATTATGCTCAAGGAACTTGTAGAGACTCTAAGTGGGGAGAGGATCATTGCATGAAAACACATATAGTTTATTTATCAAATACTGGTGATGTAAAGGTAGGTATTACTCGGCTTAAAAATATTCCTTCAAGATGGATAGATCAGGGTGCTACTCAGGCACTACCAATTTATGCTGTTCAAAATAGACTGATTTCTGGACTAATGGAAATGGCATTAAAAACTCATATAGCAGATAAAACCAATTGGAGAAAAATGCTACAGGGTGATTCTGAATCTATCGATTTGGAAGCTATTAGAGATGATCTTATAACTAAATCTCAAGCAGAGATTAATAATATTAAAGATAAATATGGAGATAATGCCTTAGAGCCTGTTGAGGGTAATTTAGTAAATATAGTTTATCCAGTATTAGAGTTTCCCACAAAAATAAAGTCCTTTAATTTACATAAAGACTCTATAGTTCAAGGTAAGCTTGAAGGAATAAAAGGCCAGTACCTAATTTTTGATACCGGAGTTATTAATATCCGTAAGTTTAGTGGCTATAAATGCTTAATAGAAGCTTAA
- a CDS encoding APC family permease: MAIELSNSKKQPSLFTAVGIGLGCMIGSGWLFAAYYAAKYAGPSAFLSWIIGASLALILALLLAEIATIYKETALFARLLTISHNNRDFGFVIAISNWLGLIIIIPSEASATVQYLSATFPNIEHVFYFNNELTIFGLTAMFILMVLYGLVNFWGIRALAKVNNIITFFKIVIPILTAAILIWTSFNPDNFTKYGFAPMGYDKVVGAVVVCGIFYAFYGFGMVATFGSEIKNPQKNIPIALVLSVVISLVIYLLLQAAFIGALPSEMISKGWQNLDFTSPLAQLLILLNINVWAMILYADAAVSPSGAGILYLGSGTRMLNGMAIDNQMPKFFSKVNPNFNLSRRSLILSLVIACSIPIFFKNWQDIMIVVTVFQLISCVAIPVAFAKLRLTKQDQDKRLFKMPAGSILSFFMFIILSYLLVQAGEKALLWGLILHILFFIIYVFNFYGFNLHKAKLALFSSWSIFAYMTLVYIFGIANDKGLLDNYAGTFIMIAVFIATYISLLQQKDYNK, encoded by the coding sequence ATGGCTATAGAATTATCAAACTCAAAGAAACAACCTAGCCTTTTTACTGCTGTTGGAATTGGACTTGGATGCATGATAGGCAGTGGATGGCTATTTGCAGCATACTATGCAGCAAAATATGCTGGACCCTCAGCCTTTTTATCGTGGATAATAGGCGCTTCACTAGCTCTCATACTTGCACTACTTCTTGCAGAGATTGCTACTATTTATAAAGAAACAGCTCTTTTTGCAAGGCTATTAACTATTAGCCATAATAATAGAGATTTTGGCTTTGTAATAGCAATCTCCAACTGGTTAGGCTTGATAATAATTATACCATCTGAAGCTTCTGCAACAGTCCAATACTTAAGTGCCACTTTCCCAAACATCGAACACGTATTCTATTTTAATAATGAACTAACTATATTTGGATTGACAGCAATGTTCATCTTGATGGTACTATATGGATTAGTTAATTTTTGGGGAATTCGAGCTCTCGCAAAAGTTAACAATATTATAACTTTTTTCAAAATAGTAATTCCAATTTTAACTGCTGCCATACTTATTTGGACATCATTCAATCCAGACAATTTTACCAAATATGGATTTGCGCCTATGGGTTATGATAAAGTAGTTGGAGCTGTCGTAGTTTGTGGTATCTTTTATGCATTCTATGGTTTTGGAATGGTTGCTACATTTGGAAGTGAGATAAAGAATCCTCAAAAAAATATTCCTATAGCTTTAGTTCTATCTGTTGTAATAAGCTTAGTTATATATTTATTACTCCAAGCTGCTTTTATTGGCGCTTTACCATCAGAAATGATTAGTAAAGGCTGGCAAAATCTAGATTTCACATCTCCTTTAGCTCAACTACTTATCCTACTTAATATCAACGTCTGGGCAATGATATTGTATGCTGATGCTGCAGTTAGTCCTTCTGGAGCAGGTATTTTATATCTTGGCTCAGGGACAAGGATGCTTAATGGAATGGCTATTGATAACCAAATGCCAAAGTTCTTCTCTAAAGTAAACCCTAACTTTAACCTATCAAGAAGATCTTTAATTCTGTCTTTAGTAATTGCCTGCTCTATCCCTATATTCTTCAAAAACTGGCAAGATATAATGATAGTTGTAACTGTCTTCCAATTAATTTCTTGTGTAGCTATACCAGTTGCTTTTGCAAAACTACGATTAACAAAACAAGATCAAGATAAAAGACTATTTAAAATGCCTGCAGGCTCTATATTAAGCTTTTTCATGTTTATAATACTAAGTTACTTATTAGTTCAAGCTGGTGAAAAAGCATTATTATGGGGACTAATACTGCATATATTGTTTTTTATAATTTATGTATTTAATTTCTATGGATTCAATCTACACAAAGCAAAACTCGCACTTTTTTCTTCATGGAGTATTTTTGCTTATATGACTCTAGTTTATATATTTGGTATAGCTAATGATAAAGGGCTACTTGATAACTATGCAGGCACATTCATAATGATCGCTGTTTTCATTGCCACTTATATTTCATTACTACAACAAAAAGATTATAACAAATAA
- a CDS encoding RNA-binding S4 domain-containing protein, with protein sequence MSVRLDKWLWAARFYKTRQLAKKAIEGGKVHFQGQKTKVSKLVNVGDMSDIQQSFIKKTIEVLALDETRKSAAEAQKLYKETSESIIKREKEAELRKLANTHFSEKPNKKQRREIIDFKRQ encoded by the coding sequence ATGAGTGTTCGCTTAGATAAATGGTTATGGGCTGCTAGATTTTATAAAACTCGCCAACTAGCTAAGAAAGCAATAGAAGGTGGAAAGGTTCATTTCCAAGGTCAAAAGACTAAAGTTAGCAAACTAGTTAATGTTGGTGATATGTCTGATATTCAACAGTCATTTATTAAAAAAACAATAGAAGTCCTAGCCTTAGATGAAACTAGAAAATCCGCTGCTGAAGCTCAAAAACTCTATAAAGAAACTAGCGAAAGTATTATAAAAAGAGAAAAGGAAGCAGAATTAAGAAAACTTGCTAACACACACTTTTCTGAAAAGCCTAATAAAAAGCAAAGAAGAGAGATAATAGACTTTAAAAGACAGTAA
- the tyrS gene encoding tyrosine--tRNA ligase, producing MISINETLEIIKRGTDEVLIEQELIEKLKKGRPLIVKFGCDPTAPDIHLGHTVVLNKLKQLQDLGHEIHFLIGDFTAQIGDPTGKNATRPALSAQDVAINAETYTKQVFKILDKEKTIVRRNGDWFNPMSASDMIKLASKQTVARMLERDDFSKRYKSGQSISIHEFLYPLVQGYDSVAMNADIELGGTDQKFNLLMGRELQKQAGQESQIIITMPLLEGLDGVKKMSKSSQNYIGIEEPPTEIFGKVMSISDNLMWRYYELLSFKSLEDIQCLKESVDSGANPRDIKIELAKELIERFHSAEEAEKAYEDFVQRFQKNQIPDNIDIIELEISEELPISNLLKEAGLVASTSEANRMINQGAVKIDGEKISDSKLLFGRETNNVFQVGKRKFARIILK from the coding sequence ATGATTTCTATAAATGAAACTTTAGAAATAATTAAAAGAGGTACTGATGAGGTACTTATTGAACAAGAGCTTATAGAAAAGCTAAAAAAGGGTAGACCATTAATAGTTAAGTTTGGTTGTGATCCAACAGCTCCAGATATTCATCTAGGTCATACAGTTGTGTTAAATAAATTGAAGCAACTTCAAGATTTAGGTCATGAAATCCATTTTTTAATAGGTGATTTTACTGCGCAAATAGGTGATCCAACTGGCAAAAATGCTACAAGACCAGCACTATCTGCACAAGATGTTGCAATTAATGCAGAAACTTATACTAAACAAGTTTTTAAAATTTTAGATAAAGAGAAAACGATTGTACGTAGAAATGGTGATTGGTTTAACCCTATGTCAGCGAGCGATATGATTAAGCTTGCTTCTAAACAGACTGTTGCAAGAATGCTTGAGAGAGATGATTTTTCTAAAAGATATAAGTCTGGACAGTCAATTTCTATTCATGAGTTTTTATATCCATTAGTACAAGGATATGATTCAGTTGCGATGAATGCAGACATTGAGCTTGGTGGTACAGATCAGAAGTTTAACCTTCTAATGGGTAGAGAACTTCAAAAGCAAGCAGGTCAAGAGTCGCAAATAATTATTACTATGCCATTACTTGAAGGTTTAGATGGTGTTAAGAAAATGTCTAAATCTAGTCAAAATTATATTGGTATAGAAGAGCCGCCAACAGAGATCTTTGGAAAAGTAATGTCAATATCTGATAATCTTATGTGGAGATATTATGAATTACTTAGCTTTAAATCATTAGAAGATATTCAGTGTTTAAAAGAGAGTGTTGATTCTGGGGCTAATCCTAGAGATATAAAGATTGAATTAGCAAAAGAGCTAATTGAAAGGTTTCACTCTGCTGAAGAAGCTGAAAAAGCATATGAAGATTTTGTACAAAGATTTCAGAAAAACCAAATTCCTGATAATATAGATATTATAGAATTAGAAATTTCTGAGGAACTACCTATTTCAAACCTGCTAAAAGAGGCTGGTTTAGTTGCAAGTACATCTGAGGCTAATCGTATGATAAATCAAGGTGCTGTAAAAATAGATGGTGAAAAAATTTCTGATAGTAAACTTCTTTTTGGTAGGGAAACTAATAATGTTTTCCAAGTTGGGAAAAGAAAGTTCGCAAGGATTATTTTAAAATAA
- a CDS encoding lipoate--protein ligase family protein: MKIYLSQSNNPYFNLALENWLFLEALESDKILFLWQNNPCVVIGRAQNPWQECYLKAMLKDNIPVIRRQSGGGTVFHDMGNLNYTILSPKKDHNVKENLELICNVIRKIGIDIYPNCRNDIVTDFQDFTYKVSGSAFREKRDRAFHHGTLLIKTNTNKLYKYLHQPIDKTLDAKGVKSHRSKVLNLNTIKEDLSPNDVIRAFLTYFKSSSISFIGERTPLNNRDLIINEAKNLRSWDWTYGKTLPFTKTYSENDHNITIEVKSGLIDKIDSLDVSSKKIPFSQELTSSDINKYLLKN, encoded by the coding sequence ATGAAAATTTACCTTTCTCAAAGTAATAATCCTTATTTTAATTTAGCCTTAGAAAATTGGCTTTTTTTAGAAGCTTTAGAATCTGATAAGATTTTGTTTCTTTGGCAAAATAATCCTTGTGTTGTTATTGGTCGAGCACAAAACCCTTGGCAAGAATGTTACTTAAAAGCAATGCTGAAAGATAACATTCCCGTTATTCGTCGCCAAAGTGGTGGTGGGACCGTTTTTCATGATATGGGTAATCTTAACTATACAATCTTATCCCCAAAAAAAGATCATAATGTGAAAGAGAACCTAGAATTAATATGTAATGTTATAAGAAAAATTGGTATAGATATCTATCCAAATTGTAGAAATGACATTGTGACTGACTTTCAAGATTTTACCTATAAAGTCTCTGGTAGCGCCTTTAGGGAAAAAAGAGATAGAGCATTTCATCATGGAACTTTACTTATTAAAACCAACACTAACAAGCTATATAAATATTTACATCAACCCATTGATAAAACTCTAGATGCTAAAGGAGTTAAATCACATCGCTCAAAAGTGTTAAATTTAAATACAATCAAAGAAGATCTATCTCCGAATGATGTAATAAGAGCTTTTTTAACCTATTTCAAAAGCTCTAGTATAAGCTTTATTGGTGAAAGAACTCCTTTAAATAATAGAGATCTAATAATAAATGAGGCAAAAAACCTAAGAAGTTGGGACTGGACTTATGGTAAGACTCTCCCATTCACAAAAACTTATTCTGAAAATGATCACAATATCACAATAGAAGTTAAATCAGGGTTAATAGATAAAATAGATTCTCTAGATGTTTCATCAAAAAAAATACCTTTTTCTCAAGAACTAACTTCTTCTGATATCAATAAATATCTTCTTAAAAACTAA
- a CDS encoding alpha/beta hydrolase family protein has product MKRSLLAILTLVSIGNAEVTKSVTWNVSDAQNAYVKDFICNDAINADDCSTNKNNLKELTGIDLNKIPFGSSDIKEIELNEISYTTDNEFPSTGKITSKVSGLLMLPDTKSPKGVVLYYHPTVFDNSGVPSNLDPKNKDAFMFDTIYASIYASQGYIVVAPDYIGQGDDYSNPHPYVLYPKQSVNTAVDLLNDVAGTIKEKYKLGDNEKLNLHATGYSEGASYAIWTAKCLQSSYSCYHYVNPLNNLYRLRAVAGMSGAYNISNVTLNFLEDNNDSDEYKLQSKLVTTLLKPALAANTLVSYLYYGNEDSSLNAKDFDKGFFDMKCSTLPQDNCNIGYENLNLRNVFLQKHVEDEKVVGAIFSSAMYKKFPNQESASHYAIPTGNNSILDLISEKVFDNQLLLQAMQDANIDDFGSETRTPTYLFTFKEDSIVTKLNYDKFMKNANAIVDGYVFDNDKIIRNSMGGFPIKLDINKVDHLTGEIYANLFTYNYINDLNKAYL; this is encoded by the coding sequence ATTAAAAGAAGCCTACTTGCAATTCTAACCTTAGTTTCAATAGGAAATGCTGAAGTTACAAAATCAGTCACATGGAATGTAAGTGATGCTCAAAATGCCTATGTTAAAGATTTTATATGTAATGATGCTATTAATGCTGATGACTGCTCAACTAATAAAAATAATTTAAAAGAATTAACAGGAATTGATCTAAACAAGATTCCTTTTGGAAGTTCAGATATTAAAGAAATTGAGCTCAATGAAATATCCTACACAACAGACAATGAATTTCCTAGTACTGGGAAAATAACATCTAAGGTTTCTGGACTATTGATGCTTCCTGATACCAAATCCCCTAAAGGCGTGGTTTTATATTATCACCCAACAGTTTTTGATAATTCTGGAGTTCCATCAAACTTAGATCCTAAAAATAAAGATGCTTTTATGTTTGATACTATATATGCTTCTATATACGCATCTCAAGGATATATAGTAGTCGCACCAGATTATATTGGTCAAGGAGATGATTATTCCAATCCTCATCCGTACGTTTTATATCCTAAACAATCTGTAAATACAGCCGTTGACTTATTAAATGATGTTGCAGGAACTATAAAAGAAAAATATAAATTAGGTGATAATGAAAAATTAAATCTACATGCTACTGGATACTCAGAGGGCGCTAGTTATGCAATATGGACAGCAAAATGCTTACAGTCATCTTATAGTTGTTATCACTATGTTAACCCACTTAATAATTTATATAGATTAAGAGCTGTTGCTGGGATGAGTGGTGCTTATAATATTAGTAATGTCACTCTTAATTTCCTAGAAGATAATAATGATTCTGATGAATATAAACTACAAAGCAAACTAGTAACTACTCTATTAAAACCAGCTCTTGCTGCAAATACTTTGGTAAGCTATCTGTATTATGGAAATGAAGACAGTTCATTAAACGCTAAAGACTTTGATAAAGGCTTCTTTGATATGAAGTGTTCAACTCTGCCTCAAGATAACTGTAATATAGGATATGAAAATCTTAATCTGCGAAATGTCTTTCTGCAAAAACATGTTGAGGATGAAAAAGTTGTAGGTGCTATTTTCAGTAGTGCGATGTATAAAAAATTCCCTAATCAAGAGTCAGCTTCTCATTATGCCATCCCTACAGGAAATAACTCTATATTAGACCTAATAAGCGAGAAAGTTTTTGATAATCAATTACTATTACAAGCAATGCAAGATGCAAATATAGATGATTTTGGATCAGAAACTAGAACTCCTACATATTTATTCACCTTTAAAGAAGATTCTATAGTGACAAAGCTTAATTACGATAAATTCATGAAAAATGCTAATGCTATCGTAGATGGGTATGTATTTGATAATGATAAAATAATTAGAAACAGTATGGGCGGTTTCCCTATAAAACTTGATATCAACAAAGTTGATCACTTAACTGGTGAAATTTATGCTAACCTATTCACCTATAATTATATTAATGACCTAAATAAAGCTTATTTATAA
- a CDS encoding tRNA threonylcarbamoyladenosine dehydratase produces MIKAITERTSILVNEIGIQKLEQSHIFLAGVGGVGSFVAEAIARAGIGNITIIDMDTVDPSNINRQLVALHSTIGKPKIEVMKQRILDINPNCNVDARQTFINPENIHQILTEKKYDYVIDAIDTLNAKVNLVKTSHELGIRTISSMGAGGRTDPTKIKIADIYKTHECGLARAMRSRLKRLNVKKGITTVFSTEPGIAPLPPKESENTEFRARATNGTLSYMPSIFGLTIAGIVIKDIIGNEFNK; encoded by the coding sequence ATGATAAAAGCAATCACTGAAAGAACATCTATTTTAGTAAATGAAATTGGAATTCAAAAATTAGAACAATCTCATATTTTCTTAGCTGGGGTTGGAGGAGTCGGCTCTTTTGTTGCTGAAGCTATTGCTCGTGCAGGAATTGGTAATATAACAATTATAGATATGGATACTGTTGACCCATCTAACATTAATAGACAACTAGTAGCTTTACATAGCACCATAGGCAAACCTAAAATTGAAGTTATGAAACAACGAATTTTAGATATCAATCCTAATTGTAATGTTGATGCTAGACAAACATTTATAAATCCTGAGAATATTCATCAAATCCTTACAGAAAAAAAATATGACTATGTTATTGATGCTATAGATACTCTAAATGCTAAAGTTAATTTAGTGAAAACCTCCCACGAACTTGGAATAAGAACTATATCTAGCATGGGCGCTGGAGGTAGAACTGATCCCACTAAAATCAAAATAGCAGATATTTATAAAACTCATGAGTGTGGACTTGCTAGAGCTATGAGAAGTCGATTAAAGCGTTTAAATGTAAAAAAAGGAATTACAACCGTATTCTCTACTGAGCCAGGAATAGCACCATTACCTCCTAAAGAATCAGAGAATACCGAATTCCGAGCTAGAGCTACAAATGGGACTCTTAGTTATATGCCATCAATATTTGGTCTAACTATCGCAGGAATAGTCATTAAAGATATTATTGGTAATGAGTTTAATAAATAG
- a CDS encoding transglycosylase SLT domain-containing protein has protein sequence MRISNLLKICFVLCLTTLILSCSKQALIDPEVDVCDILKENPKWSKSLKEAQTKYNLPPQFAMAIIYQESKFIGTAKSKSSSAYGYAQAIDGTWKVFQDEVNSSAKRDNFNDSVQFIGWYMSDLSKRLKLNMTDSYNLYMAYMLGQTGYKRYKAGTYANKEVVRKNESIASKVKARADLYNKQFKNCKIK, from the coding sequence ATGAGAATATCAAACTTATTAAAAATTTGTTTCGTACTGTGTCTAACTACTCTAATTTTAAGTTGCTCAAAACAAGCTCTTATAGATCCTGAAGTTGATGTTTGTGATATCTTAAAAGAAAATCCCAAATGGTCAAAATCTCTAAAAGAAGCTCAAACTAAATATAATCTTCCACCTCAATTTGCTATGGCCATAATTTACCAAGAGTCTAAATTTATTGGAACAGCTAAAAGCAAATCATCGTCTGCTTACGGTTATGCCCAAGCGATAGATGGAACATGGAAAGTTTTCCAAGATGAAGTTAACTCAAGTGCTAAAAGAGACAACTTTAATGATAGTGTACAGTTTATAGGTTGGTATATGTCTGATCTATCAAAAAGATTAAAGTTAAATATGACAGATAGCTATAATCTATATATGGCTTATATGCTTGGACAAACTGGATATAAACGCTATAAAGCTGGAACTTATGCAAATAAAGAAGTAGTTCGTAAAAATGAGTCTATTGCTTCTAAGGTAAAAGCTCGCGCCGACCTATATAATAAACAGTTTAAAAATTGTAAAATTAAATAG
- the coq7 gene encoding 2-polyprenyl-3-methyl-6-methoxy-1,4-benzoquinone monooxygenase, translating into MRRLSFLDRVLEEIDTYVKLTKAPLHPSKDSPSLAIADGNMSESDKKHSAGLMRVDYTGEVCAQALYRGQAVVAKSEQTKEHLYQAAEEEYNHLAWCDSRLNELDSKPSLLNPFWYWSSFGIGAVAGSISDKLSYGFVIETEKQVMKHLDSHLKSLPVNDNRSREILKQMYIDEAEHAVEAEKAGGVNLPFPIKIVMKLQSKVMTTLAYRF; encoded by the coding sequence TTGAGACGTTTATCATTTTTAGATAGAGTTTTAGAAGAGATTGATACTTATGTGAAGCTTACTAAAGCTCCACTACATCCTTCTAAGGATTCTCCTTCGTTAGCTATAGCCGATGGAAATATGTCAGAAAGTGATAAAAAGCACTCAGCTGGGCTAATGAGAGTTGACTATACTGGTGAGGTGTGTGCTCAAGCTCTTTATCGTGGACAAGCTGTAGTTGCTAAATCAGAGCAAACTAAAGAACATCTATATCAAGCTGCTGAGGAAGAGTATAATCATTTAGCATGGTGTGACTCAAGATTAAATGAATTAGATTCTAAACCAAGTCTTTTAAATCCTTTTTGGTACTGGAGCTCTTTTGGTATAGGTGCTGTGGCTGGTAGTATTAGTGATAAACTAAGCTATGGATTTGTTATTGAAACAGAAAAACAGGTGATGAAGCATTTAGACTCTCATTTAAAATCTTTACCAGTAAATGATAATCGCTCTCGTGAAATCTTAAAACAAATGTATATAGATGAGGCGGAACATGCTGTAGAGGCTGAAAAAGCTGGTGGAGTTAATTTACCATTTCCTATAAAGATAGTTATGAAATTGCAGTCGAAAGTTATGACAACTTTGGCTTATAGATTCTAA